ATTATTATTTTGCCTATATCGCTTTTATGGATAGAGCTGGCTCTGCCCGCCGAGACAGAATAGGCATTGTGttgtacatgtgcatgtttaaatgtagtttttttaaaaatgttttagagtgtttttcttttaaatataaaacagtttgGATGTTGACTCACATGCTATAGTTTGTTTTAGATCCATCTCAAATACACATTAATATAAGCACTTATCTATGTGAtatccatctccatctcctcaaTGAAGATAACGATGACTGTGCTGTTGATGAAGATAACCCTGACTACACTGGGCCATGTGGAGACAATGCGAACTGTTTCAACACGTACGGCAGCTTCTACTGCCAGTGTGTTGATGGTTTCATGTCATCAATGAATACTGTGAATTTTTCAGCTGAAACATCTGCAACATGTAGAGGTAAGCTATCCTGTAGATTGAGTCACTAATGGCAGAGACACTGATTCAAGTTTTACTGCACAGTATTCATCTAAATATGAAAGTCTTGTTCTTTTGCTTTAAGATATCAATGAGTGTGTGGAGGACAAAGACCTTTGCGGATCCAATGCCCAATGTTTCAACGCAATTCCACTTTATTCCTGCATTTGTGATGGTGGATTCATTTCCAGTACTGGAGTGGAAAGTTTTCGCCTCGGTGACAACGTTAAATGTCAAGGTGAGATGTGTATCAGTACCCTGCAGTGATGTCAGTGTGATCTAAGGTGAGAAAACATTGGTGGCGGAGTGAAcgtttcctgtctctgtttttcttaaatatcTCCGTCCTGCTCATGCAGATATCGACGAATGtcaagaggaaaatgtttgtgGTCATAATGCAACATGCATCAACACACCGGGCAGTTACCGCTGTGCCTGCAATGCCGGCTTTCAACTGAAATCTGGCAAACCTCACTTCTCTGGGAATCAGGAGCAATGTGAAGGTGAGGGCCATGGCATGATACTGCAAAACATTATTGAgcattattagtagtagtagtaatagtagtagtagtagtagttttttttaCTAATCTTATGCTTCATTAAATACCTCAAGATGTTTGCTTGATTCAGAAATAACTTAATACAAATGATGTGGTCTTAATAGCTGAATAGCTATGGCATTCAGCACcactgaaataaaatcattGATTTTAGTTCTGACTTCTAAGTTAGTTGAAGTTCTGAATATCAGGACTAGAAAAGTTAAACATTCTTTGCAGTATAGTTTGGTCACAATGCACTAGTAGGTTTTTGAAGAGTCACAAATGATACCATAAATGGTCAGAGCTGGTTGgtttagtgtgtgagtgtcatTTTGGTGATGAACGTTCTGATGGACGAGGATATTTATTAATCCGTTACCATTGACttaaacacacagagtaacCATCTTCCTCTCtatgctttgttttcattttagacACATGTATGATTGATAAGACAATCTGTGGAAATGGAACCTGCCACCATGGAGCCAGTGGACATTACTGTGCATGCCACGCAGGGTTCACTAACTATGGCGACAAAGGGTCTCGCTGCACTGGTAAGAGCACAGCAGAACTTTTTCCAACTTCCGTTACTCAACTGGTGTTTTCTCAGTAAATATATAAACAGAAATTTTTTTGTATCAATGTGCTCATAGTGTGAGTGCCCTCAGCTGGCTCATCTGATCAAACtaaacttcctgtttcctcagcaCTGAGCTGTGATGTTTTCAAAGATATGTATAATCTGAGAGAGGTAACCTAACACCACAAACAGTCTTATCACAGTTCAACGGATATTTCAGAATCAGTATGCATATTGCTTAATACTTCTGCTTCATTCTCCCCAATTCACCTTTCTAGAAATTTCACGGTGCTCATGATCTCGTGATGCAGTTGGGACAAAGATGTCTGGAGCTTACAGAAAGTGAGAATCCAACTGACCTGGATGGAGAGGACATGCTAAAGGTACATTTGCACATAAAGTAATTGAAATGcaattttatttcacaaaaagaCTTCAGTTCCtcagaacagaacaggaaaTTCTGCTCACTTCAGGCTTTGTCACATGGTGGTCAGATGTCCGTGCACAACTCTGCACACTGTTTATGTTGACCTGAGGTGGTATGCAGCCTGAAAGTCTGCCTCGGTCTGaatctgtctcctgtctctcccTGCTCATGTTTATGTtgctccctctccccctcctctcttgtAACTGTAGAGACTTTTGTCTGTGATTGACGAACTCCTGTCCGGTGGAGCCTTCAATGATAACAGGAAAGTCTCCATCTTTCTGGACGTGATGGAGAATATTCTGAAGCTCATAGGACCTTTCATTAAGGCCCCCAGGACAACGAGGTCGTCCACTCATGCAGGTTAAATACAAAGTGACACATACTGAAGTGGCTGAATACAGCATTGGAATATACAATTCAGTTATGGCTCATTCTTCATTTACGAAGACAATTTGTTTACTCAAGAGTTGTACActtcagatgtttgtttttcagcagctggtagatttttcttttgctaaagCCATTTATAGTATTAACACACTGTATGTTGAATGAAAGCTGATCTGTGTGTCTGGGTCCAGAGCTGGAACTGCTGGTACATAAGGGGGCTGACTTACCCCAGGGAGCTGTGAATTTATCATCTAAGCTAGCTCAGCTGGACATGCTGTTGGAGACAGCTGCTGGAGATCCGTCCAATTACCCTGGTAATAACTGTGCTTGTAATTAACATATTTGTAACCACGTTCATTacaggataactccagtatttttaaacccaaAATGCCTGAAGGTCCAAAATGCCGGACTAAAACTTTTGAAACTGTTCCAGTAGATTGCCCCTGCTGGCAGGTGAGGTTGATCAAAGCAAATCTACTCTACTCACAGTGCATAGTTTTTCCAGTTACAGGCTCAGACTGCTTAAACATAAACAGAcccagttcaaagccaccagactccactgtcAAAAGCTGTAACTTgaccttgcagaacacaggagctgctgatctactgctgcctcgatcagttagtttgtttgtgtttttgtgtgttacgCAGATATTGTGTTCTAAGCTAATCATTTCAAATGgccaagtcacacaataacacaaacaagcgTACAGATAAAGACAGCAGTAGAATAGCAACTGCTATTTTTGTCAACAGTCTGTTggcttaattttttttctggttaaacaaaaaggatctcacaggtctgtatctgcagggatcctttgcataatgttgtcagacactttgaataacaatctgagcccaTCAGTGTCAAAAACATCACTTTAGGTGGTTGTACTTTGATCTGGCACGGCTGCCCTGAAGGATTAAATTACAGCTACTGTAGTTGCCTCTCAGCTGATGGCTGaggatctactggaccaattccataAGTTTTTGTACCATCCAGTCATTTCAAagccaaaacatgtaaaaaaaaaaaaaggtttaaaaataccagagttatcatCATGACTTACAGATGTAAATAATAATTGTCGGTAAACCTGTGCTCTCCTGCTATGATTGTGAAAGGCTTTACCACAGTGTCCTTGCTGAGGTATGAAAACCTGGAAGACTCTGCAGATGGCTTCTTTAGTGGGATGGACCCACAAGACGGCCAAATCTTTAGGATCAACTCTAAAGTCGTGACTGTCACTGTCagtaacagaaacacaagcCATCTCAAAGAACCAGTCAACTTAACTTTCACCCACCTACAACAGGTAGCATATAGTTTGCTATTATGGGTAATAATCCATGCCTGCAGGAAAATATGACTTATAATGTTCACTATCTCTACTTTGTTTCACAGTCTAATACATCTAGCCACACCTGTGTGTTCTGGGATTCCTCCATCGATGAAGGGACTTGGTCGGCTCGTGGCTGCAGTGTGGTGGAGTCAAACCCTGAATACactgtgtgttcctgcagcCATCTGAGCAGCTTTGCTGTGCTCATGTCGCTCTATGAGATTGAGGTTAAAACTCAGTTACATACATGATGATACATAGCAAATAAACTGTTACAGCTCAGAGTTTATAGTTGACGCTTCAGTCTGTAATGAgacccttctctctctctctctctctctctctctctctctctctctctctctcccccaacAGAACACGTTTGAGTTGCAGCTGATCACCTGGGTGGGTCTGTGTCTTTCACTACTTTGTCTCTTCATCTGCATCCTGACGTTTTGGTTGATCCGCTCCATACAAAGCCCAAGAACCACCATCCACCTGCACCTCTGCATCTGCCTCTTCGTTGCCACCCTTATCTTCCTTGCAGGCATCTCTCGCACAGAGAATCGGGTAAATACTAATGTAACCACTCTAGAGTCAAGATGTCTGCACTGTACTGATGAGCGCAGCAATATTTCTGACACCTTTGCAAAAGAATAGACACTCAGTAACAGCACAGCTACTAAATGAATTATGTGGGTGCTGAAGATTTATAAACAACAATTTAGCTAGTAGATTCTCCCTGTTTCCTTCTCCCTATTCCTCAGCATCctttttttcactgctgtcatCCTTATCCTCGTCTCTCTCCCGACTGCATTAGGTTGGCTGTGCAGTGGTAGCAGGGCTCCTGCATTTCTTCTACCTAGCAGCATTTTGCTGGATGTGTCTGGAAGGCATTCAACTCTTCAGGATGGTAGTCCTCGTCTTTAACACCAACTTCAAAACCTTCTACATGATGGCAGGGGGCTACGGAGTCCCAGTCATAATTGTCGCTATATCTGCCTTAGTTAATGCCAAGGCATATGGCACCAAGAGACAGTACGTTTCCAACTCATGCtgacattattttagttttattctacACCCAAATCCCAGTTTATGTTGACATTTAGTCCGCCTATTAAACTTTCAATATGCATTGCAGATGCTGGTTAAACCTGGAATACATCTGGAGTTTCTTTGCCCCTGCCTGTGTCATCATCATTGTGAGtaagaaaatagtaaaataaaaaaaaaaatgaatgagttgAAAAGTATCCCTAAAATTTacttctttatgtttttaaaacctCTTTTCGGTTTCCTTACAggtaaacattttcttctttctcattACCGTGTGGAAGTTGGCACAGAAGTTCTCGAGTTTAAACCCTGACCTGGACAGTCTGCAGAAAATAAAGTGAGtcagctcaaacacacaagcttgtgtttattgtatatgtgtgtatggaCGAGTAGTGCATGTGTAAATATGTAAGCATATATTTTCAATGTAGAATATTGTTCCCTTCTCTCTTCCCTGTGAGCGGCTCAGATTTGACCCGTGTGTATCTATGTTGCCTCCTGCAGGGCGTTCACCATCACTGCAGTggctcagctgtgtgttttgggccTCACGTGGATCTTTGGTTGTTTCCAGTATGACAAAAGCACAATAGCTATGTCTTACCTGTTCACCTTCTTTGGCAGCTTTCAGGGGGTCATGCTCTTTGTCATGCACTGCTTGTTTTCAAAACAggtttgtcacactcctctcaAAAGTAAAGACCaagctttgctgcttttttgcGTGTGTCAAAACTAATTTTTACTCTGGTGTTAGGTGAGGGAAGAGTATGGAAACATCCTTTCCAAATGCTGTGCACCTAAAAAGAAGAGCTACTCGGAGTTCAGTTACTCAAACTCCAGCAAAGCTCAGGTAAGAACTTATTCATACGTCACCGCAGTGTCTGACTCAGGTGGAATGAACTTTAAACAGTATTATCCAGTAATTTTTCAGTCCACATTCACTAATTTCATTACAATTTGgttatcatatttattttcattaaaaaaaaaacaattaactgaAATAGGTTAGCAAGGGATTTTATTTACTCCTTGTTAAATAATCCCATAATTGCCCACCAAGCAacagtaaaattaaatcaaacatttagaATGCATGTGGACAACATAATTTAACATTTGATCTGTAATGAGATTGCTTAAGACTTGACCCTATTCAGTCCCTAAGCAATGGAGGTTTAATTTTGGAAACCGTCCAGAAGCAAACACATAACTCTTTTCCAAGGTCTGAGGATGGCGAGGTGTTATAGGAGGGTGTGAAGTGAGGCGTGCTGTAGATTGGCACCAGAGCAGGGCCTGTGATGAGGATGAAAGCATACTGAAAGTGTCTGTCATGACCGATCCGCTTCTCTCTTCCATCTGCGGTCCTCAGGCATCCAAGAGCACCCAGGACACAGGACAGTCTCACGTCTGAGGAGCTAAACAGTGACGTGGCAGCAAAGTCTGATGCAGGCTGGCATCTCAGACACATGCTAACTACTGCATTGGCACCGGTTGGTATAATGCAAAATGCTGTAAATAGTATTTTTCTTTACGTTTTCTTTACCTTTTCATTTGTGAGCTGGTCTTTGTGTCTTAAGCTATTGAAACGTAAGTGTTGATTGTTACAATGTAATACGAAAAGAGGGTTTTCTTCAAAATGAGACAATAAGAAATGACATTTAAGCGTATTTACATAAAACAGACTGAATGTTAAATTCTTAACCAAAGCTATTAAGATGGCCCATGATTAAAGCCTATTATTGTGCTTTACTTTCATGCCAACTGTTATTTATGCTAAATAATGTCACtcatttggaaaataaatctccaaatattctaatttttttttcacatgtggaaaaaacagatttttggaccaaaatatcaaaatgataGATGATATTATGAAGACCTGTTTTATCAGGTACATCCAGTATGTTAGATGATTCTGTGTAAAGTGATCACCCTATTTAAATTGATGTGGTTGAAATGTGATATACAGTTTATGTAATATAAAGCAACTAAAATGGGGACtatgaaacagaaatggattttaaatgtacatgtgtatatattcCTGGGCAACTCAGTATATATTACAGAAAGTGACTGCATTCCTGCTCCATTCAGCATGCTGTAAATGTATTATATCTAAACATTTGAAAATGGTTTTTTAATCAGATGAATAAATGTTCCAAGACTTGAATGTTGAAAGATAGCTTTTGTTATCATAATCTAATAGAATATTATTACTGTTGTAAGCACTGGTTTAAGCACAAGATTGGACCGTCTGATTAATGTTTGGGCAAAATAATTATCTCTTGTTCTGTATTTGCAATTTACATTTTCCATCTTCCACAGTGTGAATTATTCAAAATGgtattttaataatttcttaAGTGTTTGCATCTCCTGGGAGCTTTAAATTGAATAAATATTCTGATGTACCTCATGCTGAATGTGAAGGTcttgaattattttttcaaagaaCAGAATAAATTAGTTTTGAACAGCTACAGGACTAATGTATCTTTCTCTTTAAAGTTCTTTATGTCAGACATGGATTTATTTAGCACAACTAGCAACAATAAGACACCGACAAACTAAGAATGAAGTTTGAGCAAACAGAAAGTCATTGCCAAATGCATGCAATgatatcttcttcttcttcatgtctcaCACTCTGTTGCATAACTCTTCGCCCACTGCTGGAACGCTTATCTGGCTGGTTGGCATAAAAGACAGTTATACGTACAGAGGAAATACAAGATAATTTCCTCTTCCATCCTGTTTATGCAAGATACAGATGTGATGATCTCCAAAACAGCTCTGAAGTCTGAAGATTGGGACTTGAATTTT
This genomic window from Pempheris klunzingeri isolate RE-2024b chromosome 17, fPemKlu1.hap1, whole genome shotgun sequence contains:
- the LOC139217160 gene encoding adhesion G protein-coupled receptor E5, translated to MVGRWNFLILVLHLFVIEVLSKTTCPNGLKAVKQTCIDNDDCAVDEDNPDYTGPCGDNANCFNTYGSFYCQCVDGFMSSMNTVNFSAETSATCRDINECVEDKDLCGSNAQCFNAIPLYSCICDGGFISSTGVESFRLGDNVKCQDIDECQEENVCGHNATCINTPGSYRCACNAGFQLKSGKPHFSGNQEQCEDTCMIDKTICGNGTCHHGASGHYCACHAGFTNYGDKGSRCTALSCDVFKDMYNLREKFHGAHDLVMQLGQRCLELTESENPTDLDGEDMLKRLLSVIDELLSGGAFNDNRKVSIFLDVMENILKLIGPFIKAPRTTRSSTHAELELLVHKGADLPQGAVNLSSKLAQLDMLLETAAGDPSNYPGFTTVSLLRYENLEDSADGFFSGMDPQDGQIFRINSKVVTVTVSNRNTSHLKEPVNLTFTHLQQSNTSSHTCVFWDSSIDEGTWSARGCSVVESNPEYTVCSCSHLSSFAVLMSLYEIENTFELQLITWVGLCLSLLCLFICILTFWLIRSIQSPRTTIHLHLCICLFVATLIFLAGISRTENRVGCAVVAGLLHFFYLAAFCWMCLEGIQLFRMVVLVFNTNFKTFYMMAGGYGVPVIIVAISALVNAKAYGTKRQCWLNLEYIWSFFAPACVIIIVNIFFFLITVWKLAQKFSSLNPDLDSLQKIKAFTITAVAQLCVLGLTWIFGCFQYDKSTIAMSYLFTFFGSFQGVMLFVMHCLFSKQVREEYGNILSKCCAPKKKSYSEFSYSNSSKAQASKSTQDTGQSHV